TCGGCGACCCGGAGGCGGAGGGCCAGGTCCCGGGGCAGGGGCGGTGTTCCTCCGTCGAACCACACCAGCGTGGCTTCCTGGGCCACCCGGGCGGCCACCAGCTCCCGGGCCCGGGGATGGGTGCCAAAGGCCCACAGCGAGTCCCGGTAGGTGGCGTGCTCCACCGCGTACGAGACGCGTCCGCCGGTGAGGATGAGGAGCCAGTCCACGTACAGCCACGCGAGGAACATGGGCAGGGCACCCAGCGAGGCGTAGAGCGGGTTGTGGCGGAAGCTGTACGCGGCCGCCCCCGTGTACACATGCCGCGCCACCCACCAGGCCAGGCCCGCCACCAGCCCGCCCGCAAGCGCCGACCGGAAGCGCAGGTGGGTGTTGGGCGTCACGTAGTAGAGCACGGTGAGCCCGATGACTCCCGTGAGGGGCGACAGGGGCCCGAAGAGCTGTTCGGAGAGGCGCAGGAAGACCGGAGCATGGGTCTCCTGCAGGAAGGAGCGCACCTCGCCCGTTCCCGCGAACGAGATGGCCAGCAGCAGCGGCCCCAGCAGCAGCAGCCCCGCGTAGATGAGCGCGCGCAGCAGCCACGGGCGGTTGTTCTTCACGCCCCAGATTTCATTCAGCGACTCGTCGATGTTGTGCAGCAGCGAGCCCGCCGAGAAGAGCAGTCCGAGGAATCCCGCGCTCCCGATGGCCGTCGTGTGACCCGGTTGCAGGAAGCGCTGGAGAAAGGCCGCTGACTCCTCGCGCACTCCGGGGGCCAGCACCGCGAAGATGATCTCCCGGAGGCGCTGCTGGACGGCCTGCTGGTGGTAGGCCCCCATCAGTGCCACCACCACCGTCAGCAGCGGCACCAGGGAGAAGACGCTGATGTAGGTGAGCGCCGCCGCGCGCAGGCGGATGTTCTCGCCCAGGAAGCCCCGCGCCAGGGAGCGCACCGCCAGCAGCGTGTCCAGGGCGAAGCGCCCCGTGCGGGTCCTCGCCACGGGCTCCCAGGTGCGGCGGGCCCACTGGAACGCGCTGGCGCGCAGTCGCTGCACGGAGAGTGGGGAGAAGGACCGCATCCGGTGGCGTCAGGGTAGCCAATGCCGGGACGGCACGGCAGGGGGGGAGGGTGCTCGAGATCCAATCAGTTGGGTCCGGTACCCTCACCCCGTCCCTCTCCCGGAGGGAGAGGGGAGAGTGGGATCTCAGGTGTTACTGCCCGACCCGTTGCCGTTCCCGTTTCCGGACGGCGTCGAGGGCGTGCTGGCCGCGGCCGGCTGCTCTCCGCCGGACTGCTGGGCCTGGGTCTGCTGCCCCCCGCGTCCCTCCCGCTGCTCGGACCGACGCTGCTGCTCGCCCCGGTTGCGGTCACGGTCGCGGTTGCCGCCACCCCGGTCGCGGTCACGGTCGCGGTTGCCGCCACCCCGGTCGCGGTCACGGTCGCGGTTGCCGCCACCCCGGTCGCGGTCACGGTCGCGGTTGCCGCCACCCCGGTCGCCACGCTCACGGTCACGGTCGCGGCCACCACCGCCCTCGCGGAAGCCACGCTCGCCACCGCCACTCTCGGGCCGGCGCTGCATCGACAGCTCGCCATCTCCCGAGCCCGGTGACGAGGCCACCTTGTGGTCCCCTCCCTGCGCGCTGCGGCCGTAGATGTCGTACTGCTCGCGGTGGTAGTTCTGCTGCGCCTTCACCTGGATGGACTTGTTGTAGCGGTCCATCAGGTGCCGCAGCTCCTGCCGCTCCTCGCCCTGGAGCAGCCGCGCCACCTCGGCGTTGCAGTTGATGACCAGCGTGGGGTCCTTGTAGCCCGGCGCCTCGCGGCGGATCTCCCCGAAGATTTCGTAGGCCACCGTGGTCGCCGTCTTCACGAAGCCCTTGCCGTCGCAGTACGGGCAGTCCTCGTGCAGCACCCGGCCGATGGACTCGCGCACGCGCTTGCGCGTCATCTCCACCAGGCCCAGCTCGGAGATGCGCAGCACGTTCGTCTTCGCCTTGTCCCGGCCCAGCGCCTCCTGCAGCGACTTGAAGACCTTGTCCCGGTTCTGCGGCTTCTCCATGTCGATGAAGTCGCAGATGATGATGCCGCCGATGTTGCGCAGCCGCAGCTGGTAGACGATCTCCTTGGCCGCCTCGACGTTGATCTTGGTGATCGTCTCCTCGAGGCTCTTCTTGCCGACGTAGCGGCCCGAGTTGACGTCGATGGCGGTGAGCGCCTCGGCCTGGTCGATGATGAGGTAGCCGCCGCTCTTGAGCCACACCTTGCGCTGCGTGGCGCGCTGCAGCTCGTGCTCGATCCCGTAGGCGTCGAAGATGGGCTCTTCCGACTCGTGCAGCACCACCCGGTCCTTGAGCGCCGGGTCCTGCGCGTTCACGAAGCCCAGGATGCGCTCGTACTCCTCGCGGTCATCGACGACGAGCTTCTCCACGTCGTGGGCGAAGAGGTCGCGCGTGGCGCGCAGGATGAGGTCCAGGTCCGGGTGCAGCAGGCCGCCGCCGCCGCGCTTCTCGTTGCGGCGCACCACCTGGTTCCACACCTCGATGAGGAAGCGGATGTCGCTCTCGAGCTTCTCCTGCGGCACGTTCTCCGCCACCGTGCGCACGATGAAGCCCGTCCCGGGTGGGCGCAGCCGGTCGACGATCTCCCGCAGGCGCTTGCGCTCCTTCTCGTTGGAGATGCGGCGGCTGATGCCCACGTGGTCCACCGTGGGCATGAACACCAGGTGGCGGCCCGGGATGGAGATGTGCGAGGTGAGGCGCGCGCCCTTGGTGCCGATGGGATCCTTGGAGATCTGGACCACGACCTCCTGGCCCACCTTCAGCAACTCCTCGATCTTCGCCGTCTTGCGCGGCTTGGACTTCTCCTCGTCGCGCTTGCGCTGCTGCTCCTCGCGCTGCTTGCGGCCCTTGTCCTTCTCCCGATCCTTCTCGCGCTCGCGGTCCTTGTCCTTCTGCTCGCGGCGGGCCTCGCGGGCCTCACGGGCGGCCTCGCGGTTCTCGCGAGGGGCGCGGCGCTCACCGGCCGTCTCGGAACGCTGCTGCGGAGCGGCCTGCGCCGGAGCGGGGGCGGCCACGGCACCCGGCTCGTTCTCGGTGACGAGGGCCGGCTCGGGCGGCAGCGCCAGGGCCACCGAGCCGTCGGTGGTGGGCAGACCAGAGGGGGTCTCGGGGGCCGCCTGGGCCGCCACGCTCACGGGCGCGGACTCCACCGGAGCCGTCGTGACCGCGGACAGGCTCACCGGCTCGGGCGGGGCCCCGACGGACACGGGCTCGGCCGACCCGGTCGCCGTGGCGGCGATGGGGGCGGGCTGCTCGGCGGGGGGCTGCGGCGCCTCGGTATGGGACGCGGGCTCCTCGACGCGGGGCGCGGGCTGCGGCTCGGCGTGACGCTCCGGCTCCTCGGCACGCTCCGCGGGCTGCTCGGCGCGTACCTCGGGAGGGGCCGCCACGGGGTCGGGCATCTCGCCACCACCCTTGGCGGCATGCTCGTGCACCTCGGCTTCCACTTCGGCGCCGGCCTCGTGAGCGGCCTCGGCGGCCACGGCCTCGGACTCCTCCGGCACGTCCGGAGCGTCCTCGTCGTGCTCGCCCTCGGTCAGCTCGAACTGGGCGCGCGCGAAGTCCGGGTCGTAGACGACGTCACTGACGTAGAGGAAGGCCGCCTTCTCGAGTCCGATGTCCACGAAGGCCGCCTGCATGCCCGGGAGTACCCGGACGACACGGCCCTTGTAGATGTTACCGACGATTCCCTTGTCCTTCTTACGCTCGAGGTAGAACTCCGCGATGTGACCGCTCTCGACGAGGGCCACGCGGGTCTCCCGGCCCGCCGCGTTGATGACGAGGATGCTGCTCATTGACCAGTCCTGGGCGCGCGCGCGGATGCGTGAGCTCCGGCGGACGGGAGGCGACGGCGTCTCCCGCTTCCGAGCGCGCTGCGAGGGGAGAGGCGGGCCCGGCTCCTCCGCGCGCGTGGACGGAGGACGGCCCGGGTGTCCGGGAGCCGGCTGTGTCCGCGCGGGTGGGGGTTGAGGGGACCACGACCTGCTCCTCCGAGTTCATGTCGCCCCGCATTCTCCGGCACCCTGCCAGGCGGGGACTCACTTCCCAATCGAGCGCTCCGAGGGCCCCTGGCGCTCGTGCCGCCCCGCCTCTTCCTTCCTCACCCGGTCGGTGCCCATCCGCGGGCGCCTTGGGGGGGCGATAGAAGCTCGGTGCAGCCGGCGCGCCCTGGTGTCCCGGGAACGCACCCGTCTCAAAAATCAAGATTCCATGGACCCCAAACGCCCCGCCCCTGGCGGAACGTCCCAAGGTCCGAAAACACCAAAAGGTTTTCACGCCTGATACGACCTGTAAAGGCGAGACATGGAAAATGTCGGCCGGTCGGCAGCTCGGGAACTCCTCCGGACGGAGGGCAGGGGCCCGGGCTCGGGGGGGGTCAGGCCTGGGCGGTCGGCATCCGCTTGCGGTTCTCCGGCTTGTCCAGCCGGCCCCGAGGGCGGCGGACCAGGCGCAGGCCAGTCCAGGTGCTGTCGATGAGGCACAGCTTGTTGTCCACCATGCCGATGTCGAGCGCGGCCTGTCGGATGAAGTCCTCGGAGAGGGACGTCTTGATGCCCTCGCCGCTGGGCCAGCACACCCAGATGCCGCCGGTGAGGGCCATGGCGCGCGACAGGGCGGGCAGGCGCTGGACGAGCTCGTGCGCGTCCTGGGTGAAGAAGAGGATGACGTCCAGGCCCGTCTGGGCGGTGATGAGGAACTCCACGCCATCGGGAAGGGGGTTGAGCCGCTGGACGAAGCCCCGGGGCGGATTGATGACCGAGACCTTGCTGCCCGCCTTGATGCCGAGCATGGCTGGCAGAGAAGCCATCGCGTAGGGGTTCATGAGCTGCGCTCCACGGTGAAGGTGCTGAACTCCCCGCGCGCCTCCGAATCGGCGCGCTCCACGTCCGTCACCCGGGCCTGGGGCGGACCCCGATGACACCAGGTGACGAATGCCTCGAGGGCCTCGGGCGCTCCCTCGACCACTGCCTCGACCGACCCGTCCGAGAGGTTGCGCACCCAACCCGTCAGCCCGAGACGCACGGCCTCGGTGCGGGCGCTCTCCCTGTAGAACACCCCTTGCACCTTTCCTCGAATGCGGAGGCTTGCTCGCCGCCTGTCCATGGTGCCGGCCCCTACCCTCTGGCGTCCGTCTGAAGCAGCTGCAGGAACGCCTGCTCGTCCAGGATTCTTAGCCCGAGTTCCTGGGCCTTCTTCAGCTTGCTGCCAGCTTCCTCACCCGCCACCACAATGTCAGTCTTGCGCGAGACACTTCCAGACACCTTACCGCCCCGGCGCTCGATTTCCTCCTTGGCCTGCTCGCGGCTCATGCCGTTGAGGCCGCCGGTGAGCACCACCGTCTTGCCGGCGAAGGTGCCCGTCTTGACGACGCGGGGCGCGGCGGGGGTGACTCCGGCCTCGAGCAGGGCGTTGATGGCGTCGCGGTTCTGCGGCTCGCGGAAGAAGGCGTGGAGGACCTGGGCCATGGTGGGGCCCACGTCCTTGACGCGGGTGATGTCCTCCAGGCTGGCGTCGTAGAGCTCCCTCACGTTGGGGAAGGACTCGGCGAGCGTCTTGGCGGTGGCCTCGCCCACGTGGCGGATGCCGAGCGCGTAGAGGAAGCGGGGCTGGGTGGTCTGCTTGGAGCGCTCGATGTTGGCCAGCAGGTTGTCGGCGCTCTTCTCGCCCATGCGCTCCAGCTCCAGGAGCCGGCCCTTGGTGAGGTGGTAGAGGTCCGCGAACGTCTTCACCAGCCCCTTCTCCACGAGCTGTCCGGCGAGCTTCTCGCCCAGGCCGTCGATGTCCATGGCGGTGCGCGAGGCGAAGTGGCGCACCTTCTCCACCATCTGCGCGGGGCAGGTGGCGCCGGTGCAGCGGATGATGGTGCCCTCATCGTCCCGTACGGCCGCCGCGTGGCAGACGGGGCACTCGCGGGGGAACTCGAAGGGCTGGGCGCCCTCGGGCCGCTTGGACTCCACCACCTTCACAATCTCGGGGATGACGTCACCGGCGCGGCGGATGAAGACGGTGTCGCCCTTGCGCACGTCCTTGCGGCGCAGCTCGTCCTCGTTGTGCAGGGTGGCGCGGCTGACGGTGACGCCTCCCACCTTCACCGGCTTGAGGTGCGCCACCGGCGTGAGCGCGCCCGTGCGGCCCACGTACACCTGGATGTCCTCGACGAGCGTGGCCTCCTCCTCGGGGGGGAACTTGTAGGCCACGGCCCAGCGGGGGCTCTTGGAGATCTGCCCCAGGCGCTGGCGCAGGTCCTCCTCGTCCACCTTCACCACCATGCCGTCCACCTCGAAGGGCAGGGCATGGCGGCCCTCGACGGACTTGCCGTACTGCTCGCGCACCCCCTCCACGCTCTCCACGCGCACGTACCGGTTCACCGGCAGCCCGAGCGACTTGAGGTACTCGAGCTTCTCCGTGTGCGAGCGGAAGGCGGGCACGCCCTCGCCGGGCACGCACTCGTACAGGTAGAGGGAGAGCGGGCGCGTGGCGGTGATGCGCGGATCCAACTGCCGCAGGCTGCCGGCGGCGGCGTTGCGGGGGTTGGCGAAGAGCGGCTCGCCCTCCTGCTCCCGCGAGTCGTTGAGCTTCTTGAAGTCCTTCTTGGAGATGAAGACCTCGCCGCGCACCTCGAGGCCCCCGGGCACCTTCACCCCGTCCTGGGGCAGCAGCTCCATGGGAAGGCTGCGGATGGTGCGCAGGTTGGCGCTGACGTCCTCGCCCTCGGTGCCGTCGCCGCGGGTGGCGCCCCGGACGAAGCGCCCGTGCTCGTAGTGCAGGGTGACGGCCAGGCCGTCGAGCTTGGGCTCGCACACGTAGGCGACCTGCGCCAGCCCCGTCTGGCGGCGGATCCGCTCGTCGAAATCGGAAAGCTCTTCGTGGTTGAAGACGTTGGCCAACGAGAGCATCGGAGCGCGGTGGACCACCTTCTCGAACTTCTCGGCCGGGGCACCCCCCACCCGTTGGGTCGGCGAGTCCGGGGTGATGAGGTCGGGGTGGCGGGCCTCCAACTCCTGCAGCTCCCGTATCAGCCGGTCATATTCCGCGTCGCTGACCTCCGGAGAATCGAGCACGTAGTAGCGGTGGTTGTGGTGGGCGAGCTCGCGGCGGAGCTGCTCGGCTCGGGTGGCGTCGGCGGTCTTCGAGGAGTTCACGGATGAAGGCTCGGCGGATGAACTGAAATAATTCGAGGCGTCGGCTGCCTGACTGGGCAGGAAGCGAGGATGCCTTGACAGCTCCGGAGGTGGTCAATAACCTCTTGCAGCGGCTCATGAGGGTTGTTGTCACACCTCAGGCGCCATCTCTTCCCTGTACATGGTTCCACCACCCGTGAGGTCCCGGCAAGAAGGGATCCAGGGTGACCCGCCGAGGGCGTTTCGCGCTTCGCGTACCTCACGGACATCTTTCACGACATTCCCGTGCGCGCCCCACATGCCAGGGCGCCCGCCCGTAGCCCCCCAAGCACATGGCCAAAGCCCGTTCCCCCAAAGAGAAGGTCCTGGACACCGCAGTCATCGAGGCCGAAGAAGAGAAGCCCAAGCGTCGCACGACGCGGGCCAAGGCCGCGGACCGGGACGACACCGAAAAGCCCTCGCGCCGCCGGACGGCCGCCCGTCGAGAGGAGGACACCGAGCCCGAGGCTCCCTCGGAGTCCGTCTCCGAGACGCCGCGCCCGGTGCTGACGCCGATTCCCTCCCACCCTGTGAGAGACGAGGAGTACCAGGAGGTCCGCGCCCACGCGACGCACGAGGAGCCCGCCGCGCAGCCGGCGGCCCCCGAGCCGGCCGAGGCGCCCGTGGTCACCGAGGTGACGCGCGACGGCGCTCCCATGCAGGTCATCAAGCTCAATGACCTGAAGCGGATGAAGATCACCGACCTGGCGAAGATGGCCCACGACTTCAACATCGAGGGTTATCAGGGTCTCAAAAAGCAGGATCTCATCTTCGCGCTGCTGTCGGGCATCGCGGACAAGAAGTTCGAGGTGCACGCGGAAGGCGTGATGGAGCTGCTGAGCGACGGCTTCGGCTTCCTGCGCAGCTCGGACAGCGACTACCAGCCGAGCCCGGACGACATCTACGTGTCGCCGTCGCAGGTGCGCCGCTTCAACCTGCGGCCGGGCGACACGGTGACGGGGCCCATCCGCCAGCCGCGCGAGGGCGAGCGCTTCTTCGCGCTGCAGAAGGTGGACAAGGTCAACTTCGCCGACCCGCTGTCCGAGGCGGCGCGCGAGCGCATCCTCTTCGACAACCTCACGCCGCTCTACCCCACGCGCAAGCTGAAGCTGGAGCACGAGGGGTCGGAGATGACGACGCGCATCATCGACCTGTTCTGCCCCATCGGCCTGGGCCAGCGCTGCCTCATCGTGGCGCCGCCGAAGGCCGGTAAGACGGTGCTGCTGCAGAACATCGCGCACGCCATCTCGAAGAACCACCCGGACGTCTACCTCATCGTGCTGCTCGTGGACGAGCGCCCCGAGGAAGTGACGGACATGGAGCGCAACGTGCGCGGCGAGGTGGTGAGCTCCACCTTCGACGAGCCCGCCACGCGCCACGTGCAGGTGGCGGAGATGGTCATCGACAAGGCCAAGCGCCTGGTCGAGCAGAAGTACGACGTGTGCATCCTCCTGGACTCCATCACCCGTCTGGCGCGCGCCTACAACACGGTGGTGCCGGCCTCGGGCAAGATTCTCTCCGGTGGTGTGGACGCCAACGCGCTGCACAAGCCCAAGCGCTTCTTCGGCGCCGCGCGCAACATCGAGGAGGGCGGCAGCCTCACCATCATCGGCACCGCGCTCATCGACACCGGCAGCCGCATGGACGAGGTCATCTTCGAGGAGTTCAAGGGCACCGGTAACTCGGAGATCGTCCTGGACCGCAAGCTGATGGAGAAGCGCATCTTCCCGACGCTGGACATCAACAAGTCCGGTACGCGTAAGGAGGAGCTGCTGCTGAGCCCGTCGGACCTCATCCGCACCACGGCGCTTCGTCAGGTACTGCACCCGTTCACGCCGATCGACGCGATGGAATTCGTGCTCAAGCATATGCGTCCGACCGCTTCGAACGCCGAATTCCTCGGCTCGATGAACCGGTAAGGAGTCGACATATGCACCGCACCCGCTCTGTTCCACTCGCCGCCCTCGTGTTGGGAGCGGTGCTCGGATGGGCCGCCGGGTGCGGCCCGGTGGAGGGGGACTTCGGTGTTGCTCCGGAGCCCCTGTCCAACCGCGTCTGCTACAACGACTCGGACTGCACGGGGAACGCGTGCTGTGGCGAGGGGACGAACCCCACCCACGTGCAGGACGGGCCGAACTGCTCCAACGTGCGGTGCAGTGGGACGTGCCCGGTGAACGGAATCGAGTGCGGGCGCTGCCTCGTCATCTGCCGGGACTCGCGCTGCGAGGCGGCCTGCAGCGGGTGAGTCCGCATCGTTTCCTACTCTTCCCGAACGTGGGCCCCGGGTCAGACCCTCTCCCCTTGGGAGAGGGGACACACACGGATGCAACCCGTGTGGCTCAGGACTACTTGGACGTCTCGACCTTCTCGAGCTGCACCTCGGCCAGGGTGGGCTGGGCCTTGAGGCGGGCGTAATCGAAGCAGGCCACCACCAGGGAGGCCACGGGCACCGCGAAGAGCGCGCCCACCAGTCCGAACATCTTCTCCCCGGCGATCAGGCTGAAGGCCACGATGACCGGGTGGATGCGCGCCGCCGAGCCCATGATCTTCGGGTTGAGGAAGTACGCCTCCAGCGCGTGAATCCCGATGATCCACAGCAGGATGGCGAACCCCTTCTGGAAGCCGTCCGCCAGCGCGATGAGCACGATGGGCACCGAGCTGAGGATCGTCCCGAAGATGGGGATGAGGCTGAAGACCGTGGCCACCGTGGCCAGCAGGAAGGCGAACTTCACGCCGAACAGCAGCAGCCCCACGAAGGTGAGCACGCCATTGACCAGGCAGATGGTCACCTGTCCGCGCACCACACCGGACAGCGAGCGATCGATGCGCTCCAGCAGCAGCTTCGCGTCGGTGCCGTACTCGGCCGGCACGAGGCTGAGGAAGTAGCGGACGATGGCCTGCGCATCGATGGAGAAGAACGCCGCCACCATCAGGATGAAGAACATCATGAACACGCCGGCCACCACCGACGTGATGATGTTGCGCGACACGGTGACGATGTCGCCCAGGTGCTCGCGCGTCAGGGCCGTCAGGCTCGCGGCCACGTCCTGGATGACCTGCTCCAGGTTCAGTGAGAAGCCGGTGGAGGGCACGCCGGTGCGGATGTCCTCGGGCGTGGCGATGGCCACGGGAATCCCATTGGCGCGCAGCCAGTCCTCGGCGCGGTCGGCGAGCACGTGGACGCGCTCGGGGGTGAGCGAGTTGATGAAGGCCACTCCATCCCGGCTGATGCGGGCCAGCTCGCGGTAGAGCTGCGGCACCATGGCGATGAAGAAGAGGTACAACGCCAGGAAGAAGAGCGCGTAGATGAGCAGGATGCCCACCCAGCGCGGGATGTAGTGCCCACGTACCTTCACCTGGGTGATGCGTGTCACCAGCGGGTGCACCAGGTACGCGATGAGGGCGGCGCTCGCGAAGGGCAGCAGCACCGAGTGGAAGAGCGCCAGGATGAGGGCGACGGTCAGCCACAGCCCCGCGAGGATGTAGAGGCGCTTGCGGCGTTCCGCTGGAACGTTGAGCTCGTGAGGCTGCAGCATGCGCGGCTTATCGCAGAGGGACCGTCCGGGCTCAAGCGGAGGGCGTCTGAACCAGCCGCAGGCGAGCCTCCAGGC
This is a stretch of genomic DNA from Archangium violaceum. It encodes these proteins:
- a CDS encoding acylphosphatase, translated to MDRRRASLRIRGKVQGVFYRESARTEAVRLGLTGWVRNLSDGSVEAVVEGAPEALEAFVTWCHRGPPQARVTDVERADSEARGEFSTFTVERSS
- a CDS encoding YhjD/YihY/BrkB family envelope integrity protein; translation: MRSFSPLSVQRLRASAFQWARRTWEPVARTRTGRFALDTLLAVRSLARGFLGENIRLRAAALTYISVFSLVPLLTVVVALMGAYHQQAVQQRLREIIFAVLAPGVREESAAFLQRFLQPGHTTAIGSAGFLGLLFSAGSLLHNIDESLNEIWGVKNNRPWLLRALIYAGLLLLGPLLLAISFAGTGEVRSFLQETHAPVFLRLSEQLFGPLSPLTGVIGLTVLYYVTPNTHLRFRSALAGGLVAGLAWWVARHVYTGAAAYSFRHNPLYASLGALPMFLAWLYVDWLLILTGGRVSYAVEHATYRDSLWAFGTHPRARELVAARVAQEATLVWFDGGTPPLPRDLALRLRVAESLVHEVVDDMERAGLLERQRKGGILPARPPAELTLADLTLAVHGVYNPVEPQAWNTPRAPGFEPLEAFFGESDRAGLDVLRRTRWLDLAILVRPGLAEVATAAPPEQAVAATGSGNP
- the ligA gene encoding NAD-dependent DNA ligase LigA, yielding MNSSKTADATRAEQLRRELAHHNHRYYVLDSPEVSDAEYDRLIRELQELEARHPDLITPDSPTQRVGGAPAEKFEKVVHRAPMLSLANVFNHEELSDFDERIRRQTGLAQVAYVCEPKLDGLAVTLHYEHGRFVRGATRGDGTEGEDVSANLRTIRSLPMELLPQDGVKVPGGLEVRGEVFISKKDFKKLNDSREQEGEPLFANPRNAAAGSLRQLDPRITATRPLSLYLYECVPGEGVPAFRSHTEKLEYLKSLGLPVNRYVRVESVEGVREQYGKSVEGRHALPFEVDGMVVKVDEEDLRQRLGQISKSPRWAVAYKFPPEEEATLVEDIQVYVGRTGALTPVAHLKPVKVGGVTVSRATLHNEDELRRKDVRKGDTVFIRRAGDVIPEIVKVVESKRPEGAQPFEFPRECPVCHAAAVRDDEGTIIRCTGATCPAQMVEKVRHFASRTAMDIDGLGEKLAGQLVEKGLVKTFADLYHLTKGRLLELERMGEKSADNLLANIERSKQTTQPRFLYALGIRHVGEATAKTLAESFPNVRELYDASLEDITRVKDVGPTMAQVLHAFFREPQNRDAINALLEAGVTPAAPRVVKTGTFAGKTVVLTGGLNGMSREQAKEEIERRGGKVSGSVSRKTDIVVAGEEAGSKLKKAQELGLRILDEQAFLQLLQTDARG
- a CDS encoding DUF3052 family protein; this translates as MNPYAMASLPAMLGIKAGSKVSVINPPRGFVQRLNPLPDGVEFLITAQTGLDVILFFTQDAHELVQRLPALSRAMALTGGIWVCWPSGEGIKTSLSEDFIRQAALDIGMVDNKLCLIDSTWTGLRLVRRPRGRLDKPENRKRMPTAQA
- the rho gene encoding transcription termination factor Rho — its product is MAKARSPKEKVLDTAVIEAEEEKPKRRTTRAKAADRDDTEKPSRRRTAARREEDTEPEAPSESVSETPRPVLTPIPSHPVRDEEYQEVRAHATHEEPAAQPAAPEPAEAPVVTEVTRDGAPMQVIKLNDLKRMKITDLAKMAHDFNIEGYQGLKKQDLIFALLSGIADKKFEVHAEGVMELLSDGFGFLRSSDSDYQPSPDDIYVSPSQVRRFNLRPGDTVTGPIRQPREGERFFALQKVDKVNFADPLSEAARERILFDNLTPLYPTRKLKLEHEGSEMTTRIIDLFCPIGLGQRCLIVAPPKAGKTVLLQNIAHAISKNHPDVYLIVLLVDERPEEVTDMERNVRGEVVSSTFDEPATRHVQVAEMVIDKAKRLVEQKYDVCILLDSITRLARAYNTVVPASGKILSGGVDANALHKPKRFFGAARNIEEGGSLTIIGTALIDTGSRMDEVIFEEFKGTGNSEIVLDRKLMEKRIFPTLDINKSGTRKEELLLSPSDLIRTTALRQVLHPFTPIDAMEFVLKHMRPTASNAEFLGSMNR
- a CDS encoding Rne/Rng family ribonuclease, giving the protein MSSILVINAAGRETRVALVESGHIAEFYLERKKDKGIVGNIYKGRVVRVLPGMQAAFVDIGLEKAAFLYVSDVVYDPDFARAQFELTEGEHDEDAPDVPEESEAVAAEAAHEAGAEVEAEVHEHAAKGGGEMPDPVAAPPEVRAEQPAERAEEPERHAEPQPAPRVEEPASHTEAPQPPAEQPAPIAATATGSAEPVSVGAPPEPVSLSAVTTAPVESAPVSVAAQAAPETPSGLPTTDGSVALALPPEPALVTENEPGAVAAPAPAQAAPQQRSETAGERRAPRENREAAREAREARREQKDKDREREKDREKDKGRKQREEQQRKRDEEKSKPRKTAKIEELLKVGQEVVVQISKDPIGTKGARLTSHISIPGRHLVFMPTVDHVGISRRISNEKERKRLREIVDRLRPPGTGFIVRTVAENVPQEKLESDIRFLIEVWNQVVRRNEKRGGGGLLHPDLDLILRATRDLFAHDVEKLVVDDREEYERILGFVNAQDPALKDRVVLHESEEPIFDAYGIEHELQRATQRKVWLKSGGYLIIDQAEALTAIDVNSGRYVGKKSLEETITKINVEAAKEIVYQLRLRNIGGIIICDFIDMEKPQNRDKVFKSLQEALGRDKAKTNVLRISELGLVEMTRKRVRESIGRVLHEDCPYCDGKGFVKTATTVAYEIFGEIRREAPGYKDPTLVINCNAEVARLLQGEERQELRHLMDRYNKSIQVKAQQNYHREQYDIYGRSAQGGDHKVASSPGSGDGELSMQRRPESGGGERGFREGGGGRDRDRERGDRGGGNRDRDRDRGGGNRDRDRDRGGGNRDRDRDRGGGNRDRDRNRGEQQRRSEQREGRGGQQTQAQQSGGEQPAAASTPSTPSGNGNGNGSGSNT
- a CDS encoding AI-2E family transporter, which gives rise to MLQPHELNVPAERRKRLYILAGLWLTVALILALFHSVLLPFASAALIAYLVHPLVTRITQVKVRGHYIPRWVGILLIYALFFLALYLFFIAMVPQLYRELARISRDGVAFINSLTPERVHVLADRAEDWLRANGIPVAIATPEDIRTGVPSTGFSLNLEQVIQDVAASLTALTREHLGDIVTVSRNIITSVVAGVFMMFFILMVAAFFSIDAQAIVRYFLSLVPAEYGTDAKLLLERIDRSLSGVVRGQVTICLVNGVLTFVGLLLFGVKFAFLLATVATVFSLIPIFGTILSSVPIVLIALADGFQKGFAILLWIIGIHALEAYFLNPKIMGSAARIHPVIVAFSLIAGEKMFGLVGALFAVPVASLVVACFDYARLKAQPTLAEVQLEKVETSK